A single region of the Bacillota bacterium genome encodes:
- a CDS encoding ferrous iron transport protein A — protein sequence MRKRHRQRGHPEESAEDTLPLTALRVGEAGTVRELRLHDHTIAQKLLALGVVPGVRVKVVQRFPVYVLQIGFTQIAIDHHLAKAVRVEPDTET from the coding sequence ATGCGCAAACGCCACCGCCAGCGTGGACATCCGGAGGAGTCCGCTGAAGATACTCTCCCGCTGACTGCCCTGCGCGTGGGTGAAGCGGGCACCGTGCGCGAGCTGCGACTGCATGACCATACCATCGCACAGAAGCTGCTGGCTTTGGGCGTGGTACCAGGTGTCCGTGTGAAAGTGGTTCAACGTTTCCCAGTCTACGTATTGCAAATCGGCTTCACACAGATTGCCATAGACCACCATCTCGCGAAAGCCGTACGCGTGGAACCCGATACCGAAACGTAG
- a CDS encoding rRNA pseudouridine synthase, translating into MQNMSNQLQRLQKILAQAGYGSRRACEQLILQGRVRLNGQVVTQLGTRANPQSDVIEVDGKRLQLPKQHTYILLHKPAGVMTTRRDPHATCTVTDLLQGVSAPVFPVGRLDADTTGALLLTDDGDLAHRLMHPRYGVPKTYLVEVRGEAGEEAICRLKKGVQLEDGITAPAQVQKVRYLTDRKTTLLRLTIHEGRKRQVKRMCQAVGHPVVRLHRERFGPLTLRNLPVGAWRYLTAEEVAELYRAVELPAQTCGC; encoded by the coding sequence ATGCAGAACATGAGCAATCAGTTGCAGCGTTTGCAGAAAATCCTGGCGCAGGCGGGCTATGGCTCGCGACGGGCGTGTGAACAGCTTATCCTGCAGGGGCGAGTGCGCCTGAACGGACAGGTGGTCACCCAGCTGGGCACACGGGCAAATCCCCAATCCGACGTCATCGAGGTAGACGGCAAGCGGCTACAACTGCCGAAACAGCACACCTACATCCTTCTGCACAAGCCTGCAGGCGTGATGACCACCCGCCGCGACCCACATGCCACGTGCACGGTGACGGACCTGCTGCAGGGGGTTAGCGCGCCTGTATTTCCCGTCGGGCGTCTGGACGCGGATACCACAGGTGCGCTGCTTCTTACCGACGATGGCGACCTTGCTCACCGCCTGATGCACCCACGCTACGGCGTACCGAAGACCTATCTGGTGGAGGTACGCGGAGAGGCCGGAGAGGAAGCCATCTGTCGTCTGAAGAAAGGCGTTCAGCTGGAAGACGGCATCACTGCCCCGGCGCAGGTGCAGAAAGTACGCTACCTCACCGACCGCAAGACGACCCTTCTTCGCCTGACCATCCACGAAGGGCGCAAGCGACAGGTCAAGCGCATGTGTCAGGCGGTCGGACATCCGGTTGTGCGCCTGCACCGCGAGCGGTTCGGACCGCTCACCTTGCGCAACTTGCCGGTTGGTGCCTGGAGATACCTCACCGCAGAAGAGGTTGCCGAACTCTACCGCGCTGTTGAGTTACCTGCTCAAACCTGTGGCTGCTGA
- a CDS encoding tetratricopeptide repeat protein: protein MADAQQWLEEGMELFKQGRYEECIERMYWVLQKDAQHYTAWFYVGAAYAQMHDYENAAHAFFKAAEIQPDSYRAHYNLGAAYEALGSYMEAEMEYEQALQLNPEYENAKKGLMRLRQLHRETYRKSPWDQPQQPQV from the coding sequence ATGGCAGACGCTCAGCAATGGCTGGAAGAGGGAATGGAACTGTTCAAGCAGGGGCGTTACGAAGAGTGCATCGAGCGCATGTACTGGGTGCTTCAGAAAGATGCACAGCACTATACGGCATGGTTTTATGTGGGGGCGGCGTACGCTCAGATGCATGACTACGAGAACGCCGCCCATGCTTTTTTCAAAGCAGCCGAGATACAACCCGATTCCTACCGGGCGCACTACAACCTTGGCGCGGCTTACGAAGCACTGGGTTCCTATATGGAAGCCGAAATGGAATACGAGCAGGCGCTGCAGCTGAATCCCGAATATGAGAACGCGAAAAAGGGTCTCATGCGGCTGCGCCAGCTGCATCGGGAGACCTACCGGAAGTCGCCGTGGGACCAGCCTCAGCAGCCACAGGTTTGA